ATCTGTGTGTCGTCTTGTCCGACGCCAGTGTGCCAGGTGAGGGCGAGCACAAGATTATGGACTATatccgccgcaagcgcagcGACCCCAACCACGACCCGAACATGAAGCACGTCATTTACGGACTGGATGCGGATCTCATCATGCTttcgctcgcgacgcacgaGCCATATTTCAAGGTGCTGCGTGAAGACGTCTTTGCGCAAGACTCCAAGAACAAGGGCTGCCACCGCTGCGGCCAAGAAGGGCACATTGCCGTGCACTGCACCGGAAAGGCACGCCCgaaggacgaggcgccaaAGAAGCCGGAAAAGAAGCCGTTTATTTTCCTCGATGtgccgacgctgcgcgagtacctcgagatcgagctgcagacgcCGGGCACATCGTTCGCTTTTgatctcgagcgcgcgatCGACGACTGGGTCTTTTTGATCTTTTTTGTGGGTAACGATTTCCTGCCGCATCTGCCGAGTTTGGAGATCCGCGAAGGCGCCATCGACACGCTCCTTGGCATCTGGAAGCGTGAGCTGCCGCGCATGAGCGGATACGTGACCAACAACGGcaaggtcgagctcgccaatGCCCAGTTTATCCTCGACGGGCTCACGCAAGCCGAAGACGACATCTTCCGGAAGCGCAAAGAGATGGAGGAGCGCCAGGAGGCGAaccagcggcgcaggcgccagCACGAAGAGGGTCACCGCCATGGCGACTCGAACTATGTCGAGGTCAAGGCGTCGAAGCCGGTCGCCATGCCGCAGATCCAGCcttcggcgccggccaaAAAGGGGCCGGTGATGCTCGATGGCGATAGTATGGACGTTGTGCGCAACCGTGCGCAGATCCGCATGGCCAACATCAGCGcggccgatgcgctgcgccaggaaCTCGCGCAAAAGACGGGCAAGAAGGGGACGaagcgtgccgccgagtCGCCTGACACGGGCCGCAAGCGCGAAaaggtcgacgagcccAAGGGCGAGACGTCCGGCGACTCTGCCGTCTTtaagctcgacgaggaccttGCACCCAAGTCCGAAAcgccggccgaggcgcgtgcgacaGCGATCGCCAAGTCACTCGACGAGACTTCCTCGGACAGTATCAAGGCCGAGAAGGACGTCAAGGCCGAAGACGTCAAAGCCGAGGACGTCAAGGCCGAGGTCCAGGCCGAGGTCAAGGCCGAAGACGACGACAGTGCGAAGGCAGAAGACCCCGAGGATGATgtcaaggccgaggacgaggaggtgGCGAAcgaagacgacgacgacgaagacgtCCCGCCCGAAATCAAGGCCGtggaggagcgcaagaTCAACGCTGACGGCACGGTCGACTACGAGGACACGGTCAAGCTCTGGGAGCCTGGCTACCGTGAGCGCTACTACCGCCAAAAGTTTGGCATCGAGCTCTCCGATACGCAGTTCCGCCGCAAGGTAGTGCAGTCCTATGTCGAGGGCCTGTGCTGGGTCCTTGCGTACTATTACCAAGGCTGCCCCTCGTGGAAGTGGTACTACCCTTACCACTATGCACCGTTTGCGGCTGATTTTACtgacctcgccgagctggatATCCGCTTTGACGAAGGCGAGCCTTTCCATCCTTTTGAGCAGCTGATGGGCGTGCTCcctgctgcgtcgcgcaccaaCCTCCCTGCTCCGTTCCAGTGGCTGATGACCAACGAGGAATCCGAGATCATCGACTTTTACCCCACCGAGTTCTCCATCGACATGAACGGCAAAAAGATGGCGTGGCagggcgtcgcgctcctgccgTTCATCGACGAAGGCCGTTtgcttggcgcgctgcgcaagcggTACCCCGAGCTgacggacgacgaggtgcgccgcaacTCGTTCGGGCGCAACGCCCTGTTTGTCGGCGACGACTCGGAGCTCTTTAGTCACCTGAGCCGCCTGTACGCAAAACGCACCCAAGGCAATCCGGAGCCGATCGACACAGAGAGCACCAGCCGCATCGCAGGAGCGGTCTCTGCCGACCCCTCGTGCGTGCCGGGCTCCACGTTCTATACCCCGCTTCCGACACAGGAAGGTATGGGCGATATCCAGAACGACCGCAGCATCTCGGTGCACTACGACTTCCCGCcccagcgcgtgccgcaccgcagcgtgctgctgcgcaatgtGCGCccgccccgccgccgcctgaaCGCGTCGGATGCCGAGTTTGTGCGCcgtggcggccgcggcggtatgcgcggcggccgtggcggtggccgcggccgtgACCGCGACAACTGGAGCCAGCCCATGtacggccgcgacgcgcagccgAGCCGCAACCAAGGGCCGTACGGCAACTATGGCAACGCCGGCCCCTATGGCTCGTACAGCCAAGGGCCGTACGGCGCCAACCCGTATAGCCAGGGCTACCAGGGCTACTCGCAGAGCCCGTATGGCGCCGGCCCATATGGCGCCGGCCAGTACGGCAGTTATGGAGGCTACGGCGGCTATGGTAACCAGTACGCACAGCCGCCGAGCCACCCctacggcggcggcgcctaTGGCGGCTACGGATCGTACGGCACCGGAGCGAACGCGGTCAACCCGCAGTATGGCGCTGGTGCCTATGGCTCGTACGGTGCTCCGCCCGCTGCACCCTACGGCTACCcaccgagcggcgcgtatggcgctcggcccgcACGTGGGAGAGGGCCGTACGGCGCGTAGTGAGCTCCGGGTAAATAGACAGCACGTTCCTATTTTAAGTGGAGGGCTTCGTGCACGGTGCAGAGCAGGCTTCCAGATACCATGTCGGTCTTTCAGCTGATTCCCGGCGTACAGTCGTACGAATGGGGAGTTCCTGGTGGCGACAAAGACAGTATCGTGGCGGATCTCGCGGAGGCTACGCCTGAGTTgggcctgcagcgcgaggcgtccAAGCCCTATGCCGAGCTGTGGATGGGCACGCATCCGACGCTTCCCTCGCATGTGCTTGGCGAGAACCACGAGCTGCTGAACGACCGCCTGTGCAAGGACCACTCCCTTCTTGGCGAAAAGGTCGTCGGCAAGTACGGTGCGTCAGAGAAGGGCGCGCTTCCTTTCCTTTTCAAGGTGCTGAGCATCGCCAAAGCGCTCAGCATCCAGGCGCACCCCGACAagaagctcgccgagcgcctgcacgcgGAGAAGCCCAATATGTACAAGGGTACGTTGTTTTACTTATGCAGATGACAACCACAAACCCGAGATGGCGATCGCCATCCGTGCGTTTGAAGGCTTTTGTGGATTCCGCccggtgcgcgaggtgctcgagtttgtcgaggcggtgccCGAGCTAAAGCAGGTGCTCAAGGCGGacgacacgctgcgcacccaGCTcaagagcgccgccgacgcgcaggacgcgctgTGGGCCGGCCAGGCATCGGACGATGCACAGAGCCGTGtgcacgatgcgctgcgtgcggcgttTGGCGCGCTGATGCGTGCGGACGCTTCGCTATACGAGCCGCTCGTGTCGTCGATTGCGCAGCGCtaccgtgcggcgcgctcggcacacACCCCGCTCGAGGtgagcgacgaggtggCGGAGCTCGTTGCGCGTCTCGATACGCAATTTCCCAGGGACATTGGTGTCTTTTGCACCTTTTTCCTGAACATTGTGCACCTCGTGCCGGGCCAGGCGCTGTTCCTGGG
The sequence above is a segment of the Malassezia japonica chromosome 6, complete sequence genome. Coding sequences within it:
- the PMI1 gene encoding mannose-6-phosphate isomerase (EggNog:ENOG503NVQ2; COG:G), with product MSVFQLIPGVQSYEWGVPGGDKDSIVADLAEATPELGLQREASKPYAELWMGTHPTLPSHVLGENHELLNDRLCKDHSLLGEKVVGKYGASEKGALPFLFKVLSIAKALSIQAHPDKKLAERLHAEKPNMYKDDNHKPEMAIAIRAFEGFCGFRPVREVLEFVEAVPELKQVLKADDTLRTQLKSAADAQDALWAGQASDDAQSRVHDALRAAFGALMRADASLYEPLVSSIAQRYRAARSAHTPLEVSDEVAELVARLDTQFPRDIGVFCTFFLNIVHLVPGQALFLGADEPHAYLSGHILECMAASDNVVRAGLTPKARDVEVLVDMLTYQSARAKDQILHAPQWDGDAAKPNATCLYDPPIEEFSVLVTTLVPGSQTSSQRAIDGPSLVLVVEGKGTLKVDGQAHELYAGLVLFVGAATPIELETSESVTVARAFIEVA
- the RAT1 gene encoding 5'-3' exoribonuclease 2 (COG:K; EggNog:ENOG503NW08) gives rise to the protein MGVPALFRWLSKKYPKIIQSVEEEEPTRIPGRDGESVEVPVDTSRPNPNGEEFDCLYLDMNGIVHPCTHPEGKPAPETEEEMMVEVFAYTERVVNMIRPRKLLMMAIDGVAPRAKMNQQRSRRFRSAQDAQILRDEQETELEKRKQNGLAGTDEVVKKSWDSNAITPGTPFMDLLASSLRFWIAHKLNTDPGWKNLCVVLSDASVPGEGEHKIMDYIRRKRSDPNHDPNMKHVIYGLDADLIMLSLATHEPYFKVLREDVFAQDSKNKGCHRCGQEGHIAVHCTGKARPKDEAPKKPEKKPFIFLDVPTLREYLEIELQTPGTSFAFDLERAIDDWVFLIFFVGNDFLPHLPSLEIREGAIDTLLGIWKRELPRMSGYVTNNGKVELANAQFILDGLTQAEDDIFRKRKEMEERQEANQRRRRQHEEGHRHGDSNYVEVKASKPVAMPQIQPSAPAKKGPVMLDGDSMDVVRNRAQIRMANISAADALRQELAQKTGKKGTKRAAESPDTGRKREKVDEPKGETSGDSAVFKLDEDLAPKSETPAEARATAIAKSLDETSSDSIKAEKDVKAEDVKAEDVKAEVQAEVKAEDDDSAKAEDPEDDVKAEDEEVANEDDDDEDVPPEIKAVEERKINADGTVDYEDTVKLWEPGYRERYYRQKFGIELSDTQFRRKVVQSYVEGLCWVLAYYYQGCPSWKWYYPYHYAPFAADFTDLAELDIRFDEGEPFHPFEQLMGVLPAASRTNLPAPFQWLMTNEESEIIDFYPTEFSIDMNGKKMAWQGVALLPFIDEGRLLGALRKRYPELTDDEVRRNSFGRNALFVGDDSELFSHLSRLYAKRTQGNPEPIDTESTSRIAGAVSADPSCVPGSTFYTPLPTQEGMGDIQNDRSISVHYDFPPQRVPHRSVLLRNVRPPRRRLNASDAEFVRRGGRGGMRGGRGGGRGRDRDNWSQPMYGRDAQPSRNQGPYGNYGNAGPYGSYSQGPYGANPYSQGYQGYSQSPYGAGPYGAGQYGSYGGYGGYGNQYAQPPSHPYGGGAYGGYGSYGTGANAVNPQYGAGAYGSYGAPPAAPYGYPPSGAYGARPARGRGPYGA